In Modestobacter versicolor, a single genomic region encodes these proteins:
- a CDS encoding PHP domain-containing protein, whose amino-acid sequence MSHEHHHHGHGHGHDHHHAPEGVEGSWTDPEADDPLSVSRRGFLATAAVVAGAAAGLGGAASGLGQGVAAAGNPLESINPYDGRSIFLAGDHHIHTQYSPDAQYEVETQVANGKKYGLDWMVITDHGGTAHQKLSIDKITPEIEASRKAHKDMLIYQGLEWNIPGAEHATVFMPPGRSTVDILKAFEAGYDGSVLRDRGVTGDYEPYAIEALRYLDGQVRNKRTEIALMFANHPSRQGIDSPHEIRNWRDTAPRVAVGMEGAPGHQAAGIPLASGGPGRARGYYDRAPGEASFPGYPLESYRTYGGFDWMTATVGGLWDSLLAEGRPWWVTATSDAHQVFQDTRVQGPLDYETNGTRGPAVESGAPISTYGDFWPGQYSSTLVASLGRTYVDLMKALQSGKVIAVHGRLIDGLFLRVRGSKNGDARGVTLGGRTWVRRGGDVEVQMVVQLAGGENAVGDRPRVAKVDLISGPVTGAAGDKDTFTAPQTKVVKTFEVSRNARNLATFTHTFKNVQQPFYVRVRGSDGKQLDSAGNPLIDVVTDADPWQDLWFYANPVFVDVVA is encoded by the coding sequence ATGAGCCACGAGCACCACCACCACGGGCACGGCCACGGGCACGACCACCACCACGCCCCCGAGGGCGTCGAGGGCAGCTGGACCGACCCGGAGGCCGACGACCCGTTGTCGGTGTCCCGGCGCGGGTTCCTGGCCACCGCGGCCGTCGTCGCGGGTGCCGCGGCCGGCCTCGGCGGCGCGGCCTCCGGCCTGGGCCAGGGCGTCGCGGCGGCGGGCAACCCGCTGGAGTCGATCAACCCCTACGACGGGCGGTCGATCTTCCTCGCCGGCGACCACCACATCCACACCCAGTACTCGCCCGACGCGCAGTACGAGGTCGAGACGCAGGTCGCCAACGGCAAGAAGTACGGCCTGGACTGGATGGTCATCACCGACCACGGCGGCACCGCGCACCAGAAGCTCTCGATCGACAAGATCACGCCGGAGATCGAGGCCTCCCGCAAGGCCCACAAGGACATGCTGATCTACCAGGGCCTGGAGTGGAACATCCCGGGCGCCGAGCACGCCACGGTGTTCATGCCCCCGGGCCGGTCGACCGTCGACATCCTGAAGGCGTTCGAGGCCGGCTACGACGGCTCGGTGCTCCGCGACCGCGGCGTCACCGGCGACTACGAGCCCTACGCCATCGAGGCGCTGCGCTACCTGGACGGCCAGGTCCGCAACAAGCGCACCGAGATCGCGCTGATGTTCGCCAACCACCCGAGCCGCCAGGGCATCGACTCCCCGCACGAGATCCGCAACTGGCGCGACACCGCCCCCCGCGTCGCGGTCGGCATGGAGGGCGCCCCGGGCCACCAGGCCGCCGGCATCCCGCTGGCCTCCGGTGGCCCCGGCCGGGCCCGCGGCTACTACGACCGCGCCCCGGGCGAGGCCAGCTTCCCCGGCTACCCGCTTGAGTCCTACCGCACCTACGGCGGGTTCGACTGGATGACCGCGACCGTCGGCGGCCTCTGGGACTCCCTGCTGGCCGAGGGCCGGCCGTGGTGGGTCACCGCCACGTCCGACGCGCACCAGGTGTTCCAGGACACCCGGGTGCAGGGCCCGCTGGACTACGAGACCAACGGCACCCGCGGCCCGGCGGTCGAGTCCGGCGCACCGATCAGCACCTACGGCGACTTCTGGCCCGGTCAGTACAGCTCCACCCTGGTCGCGTCGCTGGGCCGCACCTACGTCGACCTGATGAAGGCCCTGCAGTCGGGCAAGGTCATCGCGGTGCACGGCCGGCTCATCGACGGCCTGTTCCTCCGGGTGCGCGGGAGCAAGAACGGCGACGCCCGCGGCGTGACCCTCGGTGGTCGCACCTGGGTGCGCCGCGGCGGTGACGTCGAGGTGCAGATGGTCGTGCAGCTCGCCGGTGGCGAGAACGCGGTCGGCGACCGCCCCCGGGTGGCCAAGGTCGACCTGATCAGCGGGCCGGTGACCGGTGCCGCGGGCGACAAGGACACCTTCACCGCGCCGCAGACGAAGGTCGTCAAGACCTTCGAGGTCAGCCGGAACGCGCGGAACCTGGCGACCTTCACCCACACGTTCAAGAACGTGCAGCAGCCCTTCTACGTGCGCGTGCGCGGCAGCGACGGCAAGCAGCTCGACTCCGCCGGCAACCCGCTCATCGACGTGGTCACCGACGCCGACCCGTGGCAGGACCTCTGGTTCTACGCCAACCCGGTCTTCGTCGACGTCGTCGCGTGA
- a CDS encoding NAD(P)/FAD-dependent oxidoreductase, whose amino-acid sequence MEHADVVVVGGGPAGAACAAAVRRARPDADVLVLDRAGFPRDKVCGDGIAPEALDVLGGLGIDVPALTDGFPAVPRLRLQGPRGTTVERTTHRPSVVVPRAVLDGRLLAQVLAGGVRFQRHTVRSIAVHPTHVEVDGRFTAPVLVGADGAESVVRRALGIAPNAPDRLAVAIRGYAPVPAGAEGVQVVTTTEQRWPAYAWSFPLGDGRANVGYGELVSAGVTRAELVAGLHRLLPGVEPGDLRAHRLPLSTGRPRLPDGRVLLAGDAQSLINPLTGEGIFYAVLSGALAGAASAHGAQAGQVHRRLLRRRLGAHLRSSGLASQLSRWPVLMDAAVRAATEDQRVFDDVVALGLADGRLTARTLAATVRRVR is encoded by the coding sequence GTGGAGCACGCGGACGTCGTCGTGGTGGGTGGTGGCCCGGCGGGTGCCGCCTGCGCGGCCGCGGTCCGCCGGGCGCGGCCGGACGCCGACGTCCTGGTGCTCGACCGCGCCGGATTCCCGCGCGACAAGGTGTGCGGCGACGGCATCGCCCCCGAGGCGCTCGACGTCCTGGGCGGCCTGGGGATCGACGTCCCGGCGCTGACCGACGGCTTCCCGGCCGTGCCGCGGCTGCGCCTGCAGGGCCCGCGCGGGACGACGGTCGAGCGGACGACCCACCGGCCCTCCGTGGTGGTGCCCCGGGCGGTGCTGGACGGGCGGTTGCTGGCGCAGGTGCTGGCCGGCGGGGTGCGGTTCCAGCGGCACACCGTGCGCTCGATCGCCGTCCACCCCACGCACGTCGAGGTCGACGGCCGGTTCACGGCGCCGGTGCTGGTGGGTGCGGACGGCGCGGAGTCCGTCGTCCGGCGCGCGCTGGGCATCGCGCCCAACGCGCCGGACCGGCTGGCCGTCGCGATCCGCGGCTACGCGCCGGTGCCGGCGGGTGCCGAGGGCGTGCAGGTGGTGACGACGACCGAGCAGCGCTGGCCGGCCTACGCCTGGTCGTTCCCGCTGGGCGACGGCCGGGCCAACGTGGGCTACGGCGAGCTGGTGTCCGCCGGGGTGACTCGTGCGGAACTGGTCGCCGGGCTGCACCGGCTGCTGCCCGGCGTCGAGCCGGGCGATCTGCGGGCGCACCGGCTGCCGTTGTCGACCGGGCGGCCGAGGCTGCCCGACGGGCGGGTGCTGCTGGCCGGGGACGCGCAGTCGCTGATCAACCCGCTGACCGGCGAGGGCATCTTCTACGCCGTGCTGTCCGGCGCGCTGGCCGGTGCCGCGTCGGCGCACGGTGCGCAGGCCGGGCAGGTGCACCGGCGGCTGCTGCGCCGGCGCCTCGGGGCGCACCTGCGGTCGTCGGGGCTCGCCTCGCAGCTGAGCCGGTGGCCGGTGCTGATGGACGCCGCCGTCCGCGCGGCGACCGAGGACCAGCGGGTCTTCGACGACGTCGTGGCGCTGGGCCTGGCCGACGGCCGGCTGACCGCCCGCACGCTGGCTGCCACGGTGCGCCGGGTCCGCTAG
- a CDS encoding VOC family protein encodes MASVWVPVEDMDRARAFYRDTLGLTEQKTTEDWSEFDANGLMIGLNARESAQPTDGGAVITFQPEGGIEAEVEELKGKGVEFTGGISDHPWGRIAPFKDSEGNDLQFYAPPS; translated from the coding sequence GTGGCGAGTGTGTGGGTGCCGGTCGAGGACATGGACCGGGCCCGGGCGTTCTACCGGGACACCCTGGGCCTGACCGAGCAGAAGACCACCGAGGACTGGAGCGAGTTCGACGCGAACGGCCTGATGATCGGGCTGAACGCGCGGGAGAGCGCCCAGCCCACCGACGGCGGCGCGGTCATCACCTTCCAGCCCGAGGGCGGCATCGAGGCCGAGGTCGAGGAGCTGAAGGGCAAGGGCGTGGAGTTCACCGGCGGGATCAGCGACCACCCGTGGGGCCGGATCGCGCCGTTCAAGGACTCCGAGGGCAACGACCTGCAGTTCTACGCACCGCCGTCCTGA
- a CDS encoding IclR family transcriptional regulator, with translation MLDAFTRERRALTLSEIAREIDVPLSTAHRLIAELGTWGGLERDADGRYRVGLRLWELGALAPRGPGLREAALPSMEDLYEATHQNVQLAVRDGAELVFVERLSSRDAVAVLTEVGGRFAMPPTGVGLVLLAHAPAAVQEQVLAAPLHRYTHHTITDPGRLRRVLAEVRRSGLAVSDQQVTDGAVSLAAPITAAGTVVAALSVVVPGDSPAAVRPMAPGVLAAARTISQDLTG, from the coding sequence GTGCTGGACGCCTTCACCCGCGAGCGCCGGGCCCTCACGCTGTCGGAGATCGCCCGCGAGATCGACGTCCCGCTGTCGACCGCCCACCGGCTGATCGCCGAGCTGGGCACCTGGGGCGGGCTCGAGCGCGACGCCGACGGGCGCTACCGGGTCGGGCTGCGGTTGTGGGAGCTCGGTGCGCTGGCGCCGCGCGGCCCGGGGCTCCGGGAGGCTGCGCTGCCGTCGATGGAGGACCTCTACGAGGCCACCCACCAGAACGTGCAGCTGGCGGTGCGGGACGGCGCCGAGCTGGTCTTCGTCGAACGGCTGTCCTCCCGGGACGCCGTGGCGGTGCTCACCGAGGTCGGCGGCCGGTTCGCGATGCCGCCCACCGGCGTCGGGCTGGTGCTGCTCGCGCACGCCCCGGCCGCGGTCCAGGAGCAGGTGCTCGCCGCCCCGCTGCACCGGTACACGCACCACACGATCACCGACCCGGGGCGGCTGCGCCGGGTGCTGGCCGAGGTGCGGCGCAGCGGGCTGGCGGTCAGCGACCAGCAGGTCACCGACGGCGCCGTCTCGCTGGCCGCCCCGATCACCGCCGCCGGCACGGTCGTCGCCGCGCTGTCCGTCGTCGTCCCCGGCGACTCCCCGGCCGCCGTCCGGCCGATGGCCCCCGGGGTGCTGGCCGCCGCCCGCACGATCAGCCAGGACCTGACCGGCTGA
- a CDS encoding CoA-binding protein, giving the protein MTRTWEGPSARERQEVLRRTKTVAIVGASDNPSRASYFVATYLLSTSPYELWFVNPRATEILGRPVYPSLADVPGTPDVVDVFRRPSDLPEVLDETLAAGARTLWLQLGLWDEDVARRAQDAGLEVVMDRCLKIEHARFAGGLHWAGFDTGVITSRRTRGLPTA; this is encoded by the coding sequence GTGACCCGCACCTGGGAGGGGCCGAGCGCCCGTGAGCGGCAGGAGGTGCTGCGGCGGACGAAGACGGTCGCGATCGTCGGTGCCTCGGACAACCCGTCCCGGGCCAGCTACTTCGTCGCCACCTACCTGCTGTCGACGTCGCCGTACGAGCTGTGGTTCGTCAACCCGCGGGCCACGGAGATCCTCGGCCGGCCGGTCTACCCGTCGCTGGCCGACGTCCCGGGCACCCCGGACGTCGTCGACGTCTTCCGCCGGCCCAGCGACCTCCCCGAGGTGCTCGACGAGACGCTGGCCGCCGGCGCGCGGACGCTCTGGCTGCAGCTCGGGCTGTGGGACGAGGACGTCGCCCGCCGCGCGCAGGACGCCGGGCTCGAGGTGGTCATGGACCGCTGCCTGAAGATCGAGCACGCCCGGTTCGCCGGCGGCCTGCACTGGGCCGGCTTCGACACCGGGGTGATCACCTCCCGCCGCACCCGCGGTCTGCCCACCGCCTGA
- a CDS encoding O-acetylhomoserine aminocarboxypropyltransferase/cysteine synthase family protein: MADRTWGFRTRALHAGGAPDPTTGARAVPIYQTTSFVFESADDAANLFALQKYGNVYSRIGNPTVAAFEERMASLEGGLGAVATSSGQSAEFLTFAALAGQGDHIVAAASLYGGTITQLDVTLRRFGVTTTFVRGNDPADFAAAITDRTKLVFAEVVANPGSDVADIAGLAEVAHAAGVPLVVDATTATPYLCRPIEHGADIVIHSATKFIGGHGTTVGGVVVDAGTFDWGNGRFPGMTEPSESYGGIRWWDNFGEYGFLTKLRSEQLRDVGATLSPHSAFLLLLGVETLPQRMREHVANARQVAEWLDADDRVAWVRYSGLPGHRDHALAERYLPEGPGAVFSFGVVGGRDAGRRFIESVELCSHLANIGDARTLVIHPGSTTHGQLSVEQLETGGVSPDLIRISVGLEDVEDVLWDLDQALAAAVKEA, translated from the coding sequence ATGGCCGACCGCACCTGGGGGTTCCGCACCCGAGCGCTGCACGCCGGTGGCGCTCCCGACCCGACCACGGGTGCGCGGGCGGTGCCGATCTACCAGACGACGTCCTTCGTCTTCGAGTCCGCCGACGACGCGGCGAACCTCTTCGCGCTGCAGAAGTACGGCAACGTCTACAGCCGCATCGGCAACCCGACGGTGGCCGCGTTCGAGGAGCGGATGGCCTCCCTGGAGGGCGGCCTGGGGGCGGTGGCCACGTCGTCCGGGCAGTCCGCGGAGTTCCTCACCTTCGCCGCCCTGGCCGGGCAGGGCGACCACATCGTGGCGGCGGCCTCGCTCTACGGCGGCACGATCACCCAGCTCGACGTCACCCTGCGCCGGTTCGGGGTGACCACGACGTTCGTGCGCGGCAACGACCCGGCCGACTTCGCCGCGGCGATCACCGACCGCACCAAGCTGGTGTTCGCCGAGGTGGTGGCCAACCCGGGCAGCGACGTCGCCGACATCGCCGGCCTGGCCGAGGTGGCGCACGCGGCCGGCGTCCCGCTGGTGGTCGACGCGACCACCGCGACGCCGTACCTGTGCCGGCCGATCGAGCACGGCGCCGACATCGTCATCCACTCGGCCACGAAGTTCATCGGCGGCCACGGGACGACGGTCGGCGGCGTGGTCGTCGACGCGGGCACCTTCGACTGGGGCAACGGCCGGTTCCCCGGGATGACCGAGCCCAGCGAGTCCTACGGCGGGATCCGCTGGTGGGACAACTTCGGCGAGTACGGCTTCCTGACCAAGCTGCGCAGCGAGCAGCTGCGCGACGTCGGCGCCACGCTCTCCCCGCACAGCGCCTTCCTGCTCCTGCTCGGGGTGGAGACGCTGCCGCAGCGGATGCGCGAGCACGTCGCCAACGCCCGGCAGGTCGCCGAGTGGCTGGACGCCGACGACCGGGTCGCCTGGGTGCGGTACTCCGGTCTGCCCGGCCACCGCGACCACGCGCTGGCCGAGAGGTACCTGCCGGAGGGGCCCGGGGCGGTGTTCAGCTTCGGCGTGGTCGGCGGCCGGGACGCCGGGCGGCGGTTCATCGAGTCGGTCGAGCTGTGCAGCCACCTGGCCAACATCGGCGACGCCCGCACCCTGGTCATCCACCCCGGCTCGACCACCCACGGGCAGCTGTCGGTCGAGCAGCTGGAGACCGGTGGCGTCTCGCCGGACCTGATCCGCATCTCCGTCGGCCTGGAGGACGTCGAGGACGTGCTCTGGGACCTCGACCAGGCGCTCGCCGCCGCCGTGAAGGAGGCCTGA
- a CDS encoding TIGR00730 family Rossman fold protein: MRIAVFTGSQAGPPSHQAAAATFATDLARAGVGIVYGGGDVGLMGVVADAALAAGGEVVGVIPQHLVDDEVAHRGLPRLEVVQTMHERKAVMADLADAFVALPGAAGTLEELFEAWTWGMLGLHAKPTAFLDVEGFWQPQLDQLRRMVDDGYLAANRLEALGVVHDAAELLAFVDGYQHPARKWTPPAA, translated from the coding sequence GTGCGCATCGCCGTCTTCACCGGCTCCCAGGCCGGGCCGCCCTCCCACCAGGCCGCCGCCGCCACCTTCGCCACCGACCTGGCCCGTGCCGGGGTCGGCATCGTCTACGGCGGCGGCGACGTCGGCCTGATGGGCGTCGTCGCCGACGCGGCGCTGGCCGCCGGTGGCGAGGTGGTCGGCGTGATCCCGCAGCACCTGGTCGACGACGAGGTGGCGCACCGCGGCCTCCCCCGGCTCGAGGTCGTGCAGACGATGCACGAGCGCAAGGCGGTGATGGCCGACCTCGCCGACGCCTTCGTCGCCCTGCCCGGCGCCGCCGGCACGCTGGAGGAGCTCTTCGAGGCCTGGACCTGGGGGATGCTCGGGCTGCACGCCAAGCCGACGGCGTTCCTGGACGTCGAGGGCTTCTGGCAGCCGCAGCTCGACCAGCTGCGCCGGATGGTCGACGACGGCTACCTGGCCGCCAACCGGCTCGAGGCGCTCGGCGTGGTGCACGACGCCGCGGAGCTGCTCGCCTTCGTCGACGGCTATCAGCACCCGGCCCGGAAGTGGACGCCACCGGCCGCCTGA